In Leifsonia sp. PS1209, the genomic stretch CTGTCGGTCAAGCAGGACGTGTTCGCGGAGATCGAGCAGTACATCTCCGACGACGCCGTGCTCGCCACCAACACCTCCTCGCTGTCCGTCGAGAAGATCGGCGCGAAGCTGAAGCACCCGGAACGGCTGGTCGGCTTCCACTTCTTCACCCCGGTGGCCGTCATGCCGCTGATCGAGGTCGTGAACACACCGAACACCGACGAGGCGACCCTGTCGACCGCGATGGTCACGGCGGCTGCCCTGAAGAAGAACGCGGTCATCACCGCCGACACCCCCGGCTTCGTGGTCAACCGCGTGCTGGCGAAGGTGCTCGGCGAGGCGATGCACGCGGTCGACGACGGAACGCCGTTCGAGACGGTCGACGAGGCGTTCGCGCCGCTCGGCCTCCCGATGCCCCCGTCGGCACTGCTCGACCTGGTCGGCCTCAAGGTCGGTGCGCACGTCCTCGACACGCACCACGCCGCGTTCCCCGACCGGTTCTACCGCAGCGAGAACCTGCACAGGCTGGCCGAGCACGGCACCCTCCTGGAGAAGGACTCGAAGGGCAGGGCCAAGGGCATCGACAAGCAGGCGGCGAAGATCGTCTCCGGCGGCAAGAACCCGTGGACCAAGGACCAGATCCTGCGCGGGCTCGAAGACGGCCTCGCCGACGAGATCCACCGGATGCTCGTGGACGACCACGTCGTCGCCGCCCCGGAGGACATCGACCTCTGCATGATCCTCGGCGCGGGCTTCCCGTTCCAGATGGGCGGCATCACGCCGTACCTCGACAGGGTCGGAGCGTCCGAGCGCGTCTTCGGGGACACGTTCCAGCATCCCCCCGTGAAGGGCGTCGCGTAGCACCAGCGACCAGCGAGATGCCGGTAACCGTGCCGATTTCACCCGACTTCGGCGCAGTTACCGGCTTTTCGTCGACTCGGGCAGGATCACCAGGTCGAGGTAGGCACGCAGTGCGGCCGCCGCGTCGATCCGCTCCGGCGTGTACAGCCACTGCAACTGGATGCCCTCCCACAGCGCGATCACGGACGCCGCGGCGAGCGCCGGGTCGACGCCGTCGCGCAGCCGTCCGTCGGCGCGGAGCGCGGCGAACTCTGCCTCGTACTCCGTGCGGAGCGCGTCGTAGCGTCCAAGGAAGTACTCGCGGCCGGGGTGGTCGGCGGTGACCGCCTCAGCGGAGAGCACGCTGTAGAGCGCGATCAGCCCCGGGATGCGTTCGTTGGCCGCCGCCTGCGCGACGATGTGCGTCTCGAACGGCTCGTCGTGCGCCCTGCTCGCCTCCCCGGCTCCGAGTTCGTCGCGGAGTTCGAGCACGGCCAGCAGCACGTCCTCCTTGCCGGAGAAGTAGTGCTGCAGGTTGGAGAGGCTGATCCCGGCCGCCGTCGCGATCTCGCGCAGGGAGCTGGCGTGGTAGCCGCGCGTGGCGAACACGCGGTACGCCTCTTCGACGATCTGGCGGCGGCGCGCTGCGCTCTTCGCGTACGGCCCACGGCGTCGGGGGCGGGAGGTCTGGATGTCCACGAAACCAAATTAGGTCACCCGAGCTAGTTTTGTATATGGTCGGCATACACGTTTCCACTCACGACGAAGTGAAGGACATGACGCAACTCACACGACGAAGTCTCCTCACCCTCGGAGCCGCGGCGGGAGCCACGGCCCTTCTCGCCGGGTGCAGCACCCCCGGCACCACCTCGGTCAACAGCAGGCCGCTCGTGCAGCCCGCTGCGGCCGGCGAGAAGATCACGCTCACGTACTGGGCCTGGCTGAAAGACCTGCAGAAGGTCGCGGACGTGTGGAACGCCACGCATCCGGATGTGCAGGTCGAGGCCGTCTGGATCCCCGGAGGCAACTCGGGCGGATACCAGAAGCTGTACTCGGCGCTGGCCGCGGGAGGCGGTCCGGACCTCGCCCAGGTGGAGCTGCGCTCCGTTCCGGAGTTCATGCTCGTCAACGGGCTGGTCGACCTGGCCAGGTACGGCGCGAACGACTACGCCGACCGCTACGACCCCACCCTGTGGAAGCAGGTCAGCTACGTGGACGGCGTCTACGCCATCCCGCAGGACTCCGGGCCGATGGCCTTCTACTACCGTCCAGACCTGTTCGAGAAGGTCGGCGCCTCCGCCCCCGCCACCTGGGACGAGTGGATGCGCACCGGAGCGGAACTCCGCAAGGCCGGCTCCTGGATCGACACCTTCAACTACGCGGACCCGTCCTGGTTCGCCGCGGTCGCCGGGCAGGCCGGCGCATCCTGGTTCGCCGTCGACGGCGACCGCTGGACCATCGACATGACCGACGACGCGACGCTCACCGCCGCCCGCTTCTTCGACAAGGCGATCGACGACGGCGTCATCCAGACCGCATACGGCGCGTACACGACGCCCTGGTTCGCCGCTGCCGCCTCGAACACCATCGCCGGGCTGACCAGCGCGAGCTGGGGCGATGCGCTCCTCGAAGGCGTCTCCGGCGGGGAGGGCAAGTGGCGGGTCGCGCCGATGGCCCGCTGGGGCTCCGGCGACGCGGTCGGCTACGGGTCCAGCTACCTCGGAGGGTCGACCGCCGCTGTGCTCGCGAACAGCAAGCATCCCAAGGAGGCGCTCGAGTTCGCCGTGTGGATGACCACGAGCCACGAAGGCATCGACGCGATGATCGCCAACAGCGGCATCGGCTGGTCGCCGTCCGCCGACTACATCGGGGCGAGCAGGCAGAAGCCGTCGAAGTTCTTCGGAGGGCAGAACTACAACGAGGAGGTCTTCCTTCCCGCCTCCCGCCAGCAGAACCAGGACTGGTCGTGGTGGCCGATCACGCAGCAGTCGTTCAACATCCTCGCCGACGGCTTCCGGAAGAAGGCGTCAGGGCTGTCCCTCGTGGATGCGATCGCGCAGAGCGAGAAGAACATCATCACCGCGTTCCGCAACAAGGGGCTCAGCATCGAGAAGGTGAACTCGTGAAGGGCGTCCGCACCGCGTGGGCGCCGTGGGTGCTGCTCGCGCCGTTCCTCGCGCTGTTCCTGCTCACGTTCATCCTGCCGATCGTCGTCGCGGTCGGCAGCAGCTTCACCAAGGTGACCAGGCAGGGCGTGTTCGGCGAGAAGGGCGTGACGAGCGAGTTCGCCTGGTTCGCCAACTACGCCCAGGCCCTGTCGAACCCGAACTTCATCGCCTCCATCGGCCGGATGCTGCTGTTCGGCGTCGTGCAGGTCACGTTCATGATCGCGCTCTGCACGGTGCTCGCCCTGCTGCTGGAGTCGGCGTCGGCGCGCTGGCCAGGGATGTTCCGGGCGGTGTACTTCCTGCCGTACGGCATCCCGGGGGTCGTGGCGACCATCCTGTGGTCGTTCCTGTACGTGCCTGGACTCAGCCCGCTGGTCGATCTGGCCGGTGCGTTCGGGCTCCAGGTCGATTTCCTCGGACCGGACACGGTGCTCTGGTCGATCGCGAACATCGTCACCTGGACGTACACCGGCTACAACATGATGATCATCATCGCGCAGCTGAAGTCGATCCCGACCGAGGTGTACGAGGCGGCGAAGGTGGACGGCGCGAGCCCGTGGCGGGTGGCCACGAGCATCCAGTTGCCGCTGATCAAGCCGGCGCTGATGCTGACCACGGTGTTCTCGATCATCGGCACCCTGCAGCTCTTCGCCGAGCCGCAGGTGCTGCAGACGGTCTCCCCCGCGATCGACAGCGAGTACACGCCCAACCTCAGCGCGTACACCACGGCGTTCGCGTACAACGACTACAACGTCGCGGCGGCGCAGGCGGTGCTCATCGCGCTGGTCGCGTTCCTGCTGTCGTTCGCGTTCCTCCGCCTCACGAGCAGCCGCGAGCCGAAGCCCGGCCGCGCATCGCAGCCCACCCTCGCATCGACCACCAGGAGGGCGAAATGACCGCCACAGAGACCACGACCGGCAGCGTCGCCGCACCGGGCACCTCGTCGATCACCGCGCAGAAGGCGCACGGCACGGGACCGGACCGCTCCGCAGGACGCCGGCCGGGGATGCGCATCCTGGTCACGGGCATCCTGGTCGTCGTCGCCGTCTACTTCCTCGTGCCGGTCTACTGGGTGATCGTCGCGTCCACGAAGACCACGCAGGACCTCTTCGCCACCAACGGCTTCTGGTTCGCGCCGACCTTCGCGCTCTGGCACAACCTCGGGGAGGTGCTCAGCTACGACGGCGGCATCTTCGTGCGCTGGTTCGCGAACTCCGTCCTCTACGCCGGAGTGGGCGCCGTGCTCGCGACGTACTTCGCCGCCGCGGGAGGGTACGCGCTGTCGAAGTACGTCTTCCGCGGGCGCGGCCTGATCTTCGGGCTGGTGCTCGGCGGGGTGCTCGTGCCCGGCACGGCGACGGCGCTTCCGCTGTTCCTCCTGTTCAGCCAGCTCGGCATGGCGAACACGTACTGGTCGGTGCTGCTGCCCTCGCTCGTCTCACCGTTCGGCCTGTTCCTCTGCCGGATCTACGCAGACGCGACGGTCGACACGGCCCTCATCGAGGCGGCCAGGATCGACGGCGCGGGAGAGCTGCGCATCTTCCACACGGTCGGGCTCAGGATCATGGTGCCCGCGCTGGTGACCGTGTTCCTGTTCCAGCTGGTCGGCATCTGGAACAACTACTTCCTGCCGCTCGTGATGCTCTCCGACAACACGCTCTACCCGATCACCCTCGGCCTGAACAACTGGCGCAGCCAGACCGACCGGCTGCCCGAGTTCTACGAGCTGACCACCGGCGGCGTGCTGCTGTCGATCATTCCCCTCGCCATCGCCATGATCGTGCTGCAGCGGTTCTGGCGCGGCGGTCTCACCGAAGGAGCAGTGAAGTAGTGCTGACACCCGCCTACCTGTCCGACACCGCGCCGGGACGCGGCGCACGAAGCGCCCCGCGGTCCTGGCTGCACACCGACGCGCCGTCGCTCTCGCTGAACGGCGACTGGGCGTTCCGGCTCTCCCCCACCGCCGCCGTGCAGGACGACGTCGCGGCGACCGACTACGACGACTCCGGATGGGCGCAGCTCCCCGTCCCCTCGCACTGGGTGCTGCACGGAGACGGCGCGTACGGACGGCCGATCTACACGAACGTGCAGTACCCGTTCCCGATCGACCCTCCGCACGTCCCCGACGAGAACCCGACCGGTGACCACCGGCGGCGCTTCACCCTGCCCGACGACTTCGACGGGGCGGAGCGGGTGCTGCTGCGGTTCGACGGGGTCGAGTCGCTGTACCGCGTCTGGCTGAACGGCGAGGAGGTCGGGATCGGCACGGGATCGCGGCTGGCGCAGGAGTTCGACGTGACCGGCGTCGTGCGTCCCGGAGAGAACGTGATCGTGGTGCGGGTGCACCAGTGGTCGGCCGCCAGCTATCTGGAGGACCAGGACCAGTGGTGGCTGCCCGGCATCTTCCGCGACGTCACCCTGCTCGCGCGCCCGGCCGGCGGGATCGACGACGTGTGGCTGCGCACCGGATTCCTCGACGGCGCCGGCGCCCTGGACGTGGAGCTGACCGCGGCGGCGTCCGCGTACCCGGTGACCGTGCGCATCCTGGAGCTGGGGGTGGAGCAGACCTGGCAGAGCGCAGCGGAGGTCGCAACGCTGACTCTGGATGCGGTCGAACCGTGGACGGCGGAGACGCCGCGCCTCTACGACGTCACCGTGTCGAACGCGGCGGAGACGATCACGCTGCGCGCCGGTTTCCGCACGGTCGAGATCGTCGGCGACCGCTTCCTCGTGAACGGCCGCCGCGTGGTCTTCCACGGCATGAACCGGCACGAGACGCATCCGGTGCGCGGCCGGGTCTTCGACGAGGAGCACGCCCACGCCGACCTGGCCAGGATGAAGCGGTACAACGTCAACGCCATCCGCACCAGCCACTACCCGCCGCACCCCCGCCTGCTCGACCTCGCCGACGAGCTCGGCTTCTGGGTGATCGACGAGTGCGACCTGGAGACCCACGGCTTCGAGGCGTCCGGCGCCGAGCACGGCGGCTGGGTCGGCAACCCGAGCGACGACCCGCGCTGGCGCGACGCATACCTCGACCGCATCCGGCGCACGGTCGAACGCGACAAGAACCATCCGAGCATCGTCATCTGGTCCCTCGGCAACGAGTCGGGCACCGGCGCGAACCTGGCGGCCAACGCCGCCTGGGTGCACGACCGCGACCCCGGGCGTCCCGTGCACTACGAGGGCGACTACACCGGCGAGTACACCGACGTGTACTCGCGCATGTACTCCTCCGTGCGCGAGACGGCGGAGATCGGCACGGACGGGTCCCGCTACCCCCTGCTCGGCACAACGCCCGGCCAGGGCGCCCGGCAGCGGACGAAGCCGTTCCTGCTCTGCGAGTACGCCCACGCGATGGGCAACGGCCCGGGGGCACTGGATGCGTACGAGCGGCTGGTGCACGAGCACCCGCGCCTGCACGGCGGCTTCGTCTGGGAGTGGCGCGACCACGGCATCCTGACCGAGACGGCCGACGGCACCCCGTTCTATGCGTACGGCGGGGACTTCGGCGAGGTGGTGCACGACGGCAACTTCGTGATGGACGGGATGATCCTGAGCGACGACACCCCGACGCCCGGCCTTGCCGAGTACAAGGCCGTCGTGCAGCCGATCCGCTTCGACGTCGGAGACGGGACGGTGACGCTCACCAACCTCCGCCACACGGCAGACACCTCCGACCTGTCGTTCCGCTGGCGGGTCGAGCACGACGGGCGCCGGGTGGCGCGCGGCGAGCTGCCGGTGGATGCGCTGGCGGCCGGGGAGTCCGTGACGGTGCCGCTGCCGGCGGTGGAGGTCGCCGACGACGCGGAGACCTGGCTGACCATCGACGCCGTGTTGCAGGCCGCGACGCCGTGGTCGGAGGCCGGGCACGTGGTCGCGAGCGGTCAGGTGGACAGGAGCGCTCGCATCCCGAACGTCAGCGCGCGTCCCGTGGCACCGGCTCTCGTCGCCGGGGTTCCCGCACGGCTGACGCTCGGCCCGGCCGAGTTCGAGGACGGAGCCCTGGTGCGCCTGAACGGGCGCGAGGTGGCCGGTCCGCGCCTGGAACTGTGGCGCGCCCCGACGGACAACGACGAAGGCGCATCCCGTGCGGAGCCCGGCGAGGACGACGCGAGCGTCCCCGGGGTGTCGAGTGCTGCGCTCTGGCGGGCGGCGGGGCTCGACCGGCTGACGCACAGGATCGTCTCCATCGAGCACGCTGAAGACGCCCTCCTGGTGCGCACGCGCGTGTCCGCCGCCAACTCGCCAGCAGCCGTGTGGGTGGATGCGCTCTGGACGCTCGACGCCGACGGCACGCTCACTCTGCGCACCGAGATCGTGCCGTCCACCGGCTGGGACACCGTCTGGCCGCGCATCGGCCTGCGCTTCGACCTGCCGGACGGAGACGCGCCGGTCGACCGCGCCGAGTGGTTCGGCCGCGGCCCGCTCGAGGCGTACCCGGACAGCATGACGGCCGCGCAGGTCGGTCGATACGGCGCGACCGTGGACGAGCTGAACGTCGCGTACGCCCGCCCGCAGGAGACGGGCCACCGGGCCGACGTGCGCACCCTCACGCTCGGAACGGACGGTGCGGACGCCCTGCGCATCACGCTGGTGCCGGATACGGCAGGCCGCCGCCCCGGCTTCAGCCTCAGCAGGCACACGCCGCAGCAGGTGGCTGCGGCCGGTCACCCGCACGAGCTGCCGCCCAGCGCGACGACCCACCTGTTCGTCGACGCCGCCCAGCACGGGCTCGGCTCGCGGGCCTGCGGGCCGGACGTCGCCGCCGAGCACGCGCTGCGCCCCGAGGCGAGGACGATCACGCTGCGGTTCGGCTGAGCCGGCCGCCGAGAACGACCGGGGCCCCGGATCGCGCGCTGCGATCCGGGGCCCCGGTCGTGAGGGTGCCCGCTAGCGGTTGAGCGGCGTCATGTCCGCGTACCGGTCCCCCACAGCGGGAGCGACGGCGGCGAGGCGTTCCAGCTGCTCCGGCGACAGCTCCAGCTGGTCGGCGGCGACGTTCTGCTCCAGGTTCTCCACACGGCGGGTGCCGGGGATGGGGGCGATGTCGTCGCCCTGGGCCAGCAGCCAGGCGAGCGCCACCTGGCCGGGAGTCGCCCCGACCTCGCGGGCCACAGCATCCACCTGCTCGACGATCCGGATGTTCGCCTCCAGGTTGTCGCCCTCGAACCGCGGGTTGAAGCGGCGGAAATCGTCGGGCGCCAGCTCGTCGAGCGTGCGGATGGTGCCGGTGAGGAAGCCGCGGCCGAGCGGCGAATACGGCACGAAGCCGATGCCGAGCTCGCGGACCGTCGGCAGGATCTCGGCCTCCGGGTCGCGGGACCAGAGCGAGTACTCGGTCTGGATCGCCGTCACGGGATGCACGGCGTTGGCGCGGCGGATCGTCTCCGGTGCGGCCTCCGAGAGGCCGTAGTGCCCGATCTTGCCCTCGTCGATCAGCTCGGCGAGCGCCCCGACCGTGTCCTCGATGGGCGTGTCCGGGTCCATCCTGTGCTGGTAGTAAAGGTCGATGTGGTCGGTCTGCAGGCGGCGCAGCGACCCCTCGACCGAGAGACGCACGTTCTCCGGCGACCCGTCCAGACCGCGCTCGTCGTTGGTCCGGTGCAGGATCGTGCCGAACTTCGTAGCGATGACCACCTGGTCGCGCTTGCCGGCGAACGCCCGGGCGAGCAGTTCCTCGTTGGCGTACGGGCCGTAGATCTCTGCGGTGTCGAAGAACGTCACCCCGAGGTCGATGGCGCGGTGGATGGTGCGGATCGAGCCGGCGTCGTCGTCTCCTGCGCCGGTGTAGAACGCGGACATGCCCATGCAGCCGAGTCCAAGACGCGAGACTTCGAGCTTCTCCGTGCCCAGTGTGATCTTCTTCATGCGGTTACCTTCTCCTGATAGAGACCGATCTTGTGGTCGATGGCGGCGAGACTGGCCGTGACCTCCTCCAGCTGCCTGGACACGTTCATCCGGTGCACGAGCAGCAGTTCCAGCCGCTCGGCGGTGGTGTCGTCGCCGCGACGTGCGAGCTCGGTGTACTCGCGCATCCGGGCGATCGGCATGGCGGTGAGGCGCAGCTTGGTGAGGAACACGACCCAGTTGACGTCGGCCTCGGTGTACCGGCGGTGTGTGGACGACGCGCGCCCGACAGGCGCGAGCATCAGCCCCTCCCGCTCGTAGTAGCGGAGCGTGTGGGTCGTCAGGCCCGTGCGCTCCGCTACCTCGGAGATCGAGAGTTCCGTCGCTGTATCGGTCATGGTTGCCACGATAAGACTTCGAGTGCACTTCAAGTCAATTCCACTGTCGGATGCTCCTGCTAGCTTCACAGCATGGCTCTCACGAAGTACTACGTCGCGTCCTCCATCGACGGATTCATCGCAGACACGGACGACAGGATCGACTGGCTCCTGCAGTTCGGGTTCGAGGAGTTCGACGAGCACTACCAGCGCTTCATCTCCGGCATCGGAGCCATCGTGATGGGAGCGGCCACCTACGAGTTCCTGCTTGCCGACGACACCACGGAATGGCCGTACGCCGGCCTCCCCACCTGGGTGGTCACGCACCGCGTGCTTCCGCCGATCGCCGGCGCGGACATCACCTTCTTCGAGGGCGACCTCGCCGCACTGGATGCCGAACTGCGCGAAGCGTCGGGCGACCGCGACGTATGGGTGGTCGGCGGCGGGCAGATCGCCGCGCAGTTCGCCGACGCCGGCCTGCTCGACGAACTGCACATCACCTACGTGCCGGTGCTCGTCGGCTCTGGTAAGCCGCTGCTGCCCGTCACCCAGGCGAGCAGCCCGCTGGCGCTCGTCGGCACCACGGCGTTCCCGAGCGGCGCGGTGGAGCACGTGTACCGCGTCGGCTGACAGTAGTTAAGCGGCGCCGCTACGCGTCGAGGTGCCGCTCGCTCAGTTCGTCCGCGGGCAGCGGGCGAGCGATCGGGATGCGGCTGCCGAGCACCTGCGCCACCAGGTCGCGGGCGATCTTCTGCGCGGTGAGCCCGGCCTCGTCGAGGATCTGCTCGCGCGTCGCGTGGTCGATGAACTCGTCCGGCAGGCCCAGCTCGTCGACCGCGGTGTCGATGCCCGCCTCGCGCAGGCTCTGCCGCACGCGCGTGCCGATGCCGCCCACGCGGATCCCGTCCTCGATGGTCACCACGATGCGGTGCTCCGCCGCCAGGTCCAGGATGCTCGTGGCCACCGGGACCACCCAGCGCGGGTCGACGACGGTCGCCCCGATCCCCTGCGCGGCCAGGCCGTCCGCCACCTTGAGCCCCAGGTCGGCCATTGGGCCGACGGTCACGATCAGCACGTCCTTGCGGTCGGACTCGTGCAGCACATCCACGCCGTCGTCGGTGCGCCGGACGGCGTCGATGTCCGCCCCGACCGAACCCTTCGGGAAGCGCAGGACCGTCGGAGCGTCCTGCACGGCGACGGCCTCGGCCAGCTCCTCGCGGAAGCGGGCGCCGTCGCGCGGGGCGGCGAGCCGGATGCCGGGCACCACCTGCAGGATCGCGAGGTCCCAGATGCCGTGGTGGCTCGGGCCGTCCGGTCCCGTGACGCCCGCCCGGTCGAGCACGAACGTCACGCCCGCCTTGTGCAGGGCGACGTCCATGAGCACCTGGTCGAAGGCGCGGTTGATGAACGTGGCGTAGATGGCGACGACGGGATGCAGTCCCCCGAACGCCAGACCGGCGGCGCTCGTCGCGGCGTGCTGCTCGGCGATGCCGACGTCGTGCACCCGCTCCGGGAAGCGCTCGGCGAACTTGTGCAGCCCGGTCGGGCGCAGCATCGCCGCGGTGATGCCGACGATCTTCTCGTCCTTCTCGGCCAGCCGCACGATCTCGTCGGAGAACACGCTGGTCCAGGACGGCTTGCTCGAGCTCTCGATCGGCTCGCCGGTCTCCGGGTCGATCTGGCCGACCGCGTGGAACTGGTCGGCCGCATCCCGGAGCGCGGGCTCGTAGCCGCGGCCCTTCTGCGTGATGGCGTGGACGATGACCGGGGCGCCGTAGTTCTTCGCCTGGCGCAGCGCCTCCTCCATCGCCTCGATGTCGTGGCCGTGGATCGGCCCGATGTACTTGATGTCGAGGTTGGAGTAGAGCGCCTCGTTGTTCGAGAACCTGCTGAGGAAGCCGTGCAGTCCCCCGCGGATGCCGCGGTAGAACGACTGGCCGGGTCCGCCCAGCTTGTCGAACGCCTTGCGGCTCGACAGGTAGAGGTTGCGGTAGCTGCGGCGGGTGCGCACGGTGTTGAGGAAGCGGGCCATGCCGCCGATGGTCGGCGCGTACGAGCGGCCATTGTCGTTGACGACGATGATGAGGCGGCGCGTGTTGTCGTCACTGATGTTGTTCAGCGCCTCCCACGTCATACCGCCGGTGAGGGCGCCGTCGCCCACC encodes the following:
- a CDS encoding TetR/AcrR family transcriptional regulator → MDIQTSRPRRRGPYAKSAARRRQIVEEAYRVFATRGYHASSLREIATAAGISLSNLQHYFSGKEDVLLAVLELRDELGAGEASRAHDEPFETHIVAQAAANERIPGLIALYSVLSAEAVTADHPGREYFLGRYDALRTEYEAEFAALRADGRLRDGVDPALAAASVIALWEGIQLQWLYTPERIDAAAALRAYLDLVILPESTKSR
- a CDS encoding extracellular solute-binding protein, producing the protein MTQLTRRSLLTLGAAAGATALLAGCSTPGTTSVNSRPLVQPAAAGEKITLTYWAWLKDLQKVADVWNATHPDVQVEAVWIPGGNSGGYQKLYSALAAGGGPDLAQVELRSVPEFMLVNGLVDLARYGANDYADRYDPTLWKQVSYVDGVYAIPQDSGPMAFYYRPDLFEKVGASAPATWDEWMRTGAELRKAGSWIDTFNYADPSWFAAVAGQAGASWFAVDGDRWTIDMTDDATLTAARFFDKAIDDGVIQTAYGAYTTPWFAAAASNTIAGLTSASWGDALLEGVSGGEGKWRVAPMARWGSGDAVGYGSSYLGGSTAAVLANSKHPKEALEFAVWMTTSHEGIDAMIANSGIGWSPSADYIGASRQKPSKFFGGQNYNEEVFLPASRQQNQDWSWWPITQQSFNILADGFRKKASGLSLVDAIAQSEKNIITAFRNKGLSIEKVNS
- a CDS encoding sugar ABC transporter permease, whose amino-acid sequence is MKGVRTAWAPWVLLAPFLALFLLTFILPIVVAVGSSFTKVTRQGVFGEKGVTSEFAWFANYAQALSNPNFIASIGRMLLFGVVQVTFMIALCTVLALLLESASARWPGMFRAVYFLPYGIPGVVATILWSFLYVPGLSPLVDLAGAFGLQVDFLGPDTVLWSIANIVTWTYTGYNMMIIIAQLKSIPTEVYEAAKVDGASPWRVATSIQLPLIKPALMLTTVFSIIGTLQLFAEPQVLQTVSPAIDSEYTPNLSAYTTAFAYNDYNVAAAQAVLIALVAFLLSFAFLRLTSSREPKPGRASQPTLASTTRRAK
- a CDS encoding carbohydrate ABC transporter permease, with amino-acid sequence MTATETTTGSVAAPGTSSITAQKAHGTGPDRSAGRRPGMRILVTGILVVVAVYFLVPVYWVIVASTKTTQDLFATNGFWFAPTFALWHNLGEVLSYDGGIFVRWFANSVLYAGVGAVLATYFAAAGGYALSKYVFRGRGLIFGLVLGGVLVPGTATALPLFLLFSQLGMANTYWSVLLPSLVSPFGLFLCRIYADATVDTALIEAARIDGAGELRIFHTVGLRIMVPALVTVFLFQLVGIWNNYFLPLVMLSDNTLYPITLGLNNWRSQTDRLPEFYELTTGGVLLSIIPLAIAMIVLQRFWRGGLTEGAVK
- a CDS encoding glycoside hydrolase family 2 TIM barrel-domain containing protein; protein product: MLTPAYLSDTAPGRGARSAPRSWLHTDAPSLSLNGDWAFRLSPTAAVQDDVAATDYDDSGWAQLPVPSHWVLHGDGAYGRPIYTNVQYPFPIDPPHVPDENPTGDHRRRFTLPDDFDGAERVLLRFDGVESLYRVWLNGEEVGIGTGSRLAQEFDVTGVVRPGENVIVVRVHQWSAASYLEDQDQWWLPGIFRDVTLLARPAGGIDDVWLRTGFLDGAGALDVELTAAASAYPVTVRILELGVEQTWQSAAEVATLTLDAVEPWTAETPRLYDVTVSNAAETITLRAGFRTVEIVGDRFLVNGRRVVFHGMNRHETHPVRGRVFDEEHAHADLARMKRYNVNAIRTSHYPPHPRLLDLADELGFWVIDECDLETHGFEASGAEHGGWVGNPSDDPRWRDAYLDRIRRTVERDKNHPSIVIWSLGNESGTGANLAANAAWVHDRDPGRPVHYEGDYTGEYTDVYSRMYSSVRETAEIGTDGSRYPLLGTTPGQGARQRTKPFLLCEYAHAMGNGPGALDAYERLVHEHPRLHGGFVWEWRDHGILTETADGTPFYAYGGDFGEVVHDGNFVMDGMILSDDTPTPGLAEYKAVVQPIRFDVGDGTVTLTNLRHTADTSDLSFRWRVEHDGRRVARGELPVDALAAGESVTVPLPAVEVADDAETWLTIDAVLQAATPWSEAGHVVASGQVDRSARIPNVSARPVAPALVAGVPARLTLGPAEFEDGALVRLNGREVAGPRLELWRAPTDNDEGASRAEPGEDDASVPGVSSAALWRAAGLDRLTHRIVSIEHAEDALLVRTRVSAANSPAAVWVDALWTLDADGTLTLRTEIVPSTGWDTVWPRIGLRFDLPDGDAPVDRAEWFGRGPLEAYPDSMTAAQVGRYGATVDELNVAYARPQETGHRADVRTLTLGTDGADALRITLVPDTAGRRPGFSLSRHTPQQVAAAGHPHELPPSATTHLFVDAAQHGLGSRACGPDVAAEHALRPEARTITLRFG
- a CDS encoding aldo/keto reductase produces the protein MKKITLGTEKLEVSRLGLGCMGMSAFYTGAGDDDAGSIRTIHRAIDLGVTFFDTAEIYGPYANEELLARAFAGKRDQVVIATKFGTILHRTNDERGLDGSPENVRLSVEGSLRRLQTDHIDLYYQHRMDPDTPIEDTVGALAELIDEGKIGHYGLSEAAPETIRRANAVHPVTAIQTEYSLWSRDPEAEILPTVRELGIGFVPYSPLGRGFLTGTIRTLDELAPDDFRRFNPRFEGDNLEANIRIVEQVDAVAREVGATPGQVALAWLLAQGDDIAPIPGTRRVENLEQNVAADQLELSPEQLERLAAVAPAVGDRYADMTPLNR
- a CDS encoding MerR family transcriptional regulator, whose translation is MTDTATELSISEVAERTGLTTHTLRYYEREGLMLAPVGRASSTHRRYTEADVNWVVFLTKLRLTAMPIARMREYTELARRGDDTTAERLELLLVHRMNVSRQLEEVTASLAAIDHKIGLYQEKVTA
- a CDS encoding dihydrofolate reductase family protein, which codes for MALTKYYVASSIDGFIADTDDRIDWLLQFGFEEFDEHYQRFISGIGAIVMGAATYEFLLADDTTEWPYAGLPTWVVTHRVLPPIAGADITFFEGDLAALDAELREASGDRDVWVVGGGQIAAQFADAGLLDELHITYVPVLVGSGKPLLPVTQASSPLALVGTTAFPSGAVEHVYRVG
- the dxs gene encoding 1-deoxy-D-xylulose-5-phosphate synthase is translated as MSILETIHGPRDLDRLSEEELVQLAVEIRAFLVANVAKTGGHLGPNLGVVESTIAIHRVFDSPRDAIVFDTGHQSYVHKLLTGRQDFSQLRQRGGLAGYPQRSESEHDIVESSHASSSLSWADGISRAFSMTGQDDRHVIAMVGDGALTGGMTWEALNNISDDNTRRLIIVVNDNGRSYAPTIGGMARFLNTVRTRRSYRNLYLSSRKAFDKLGGPGQSFYRGIRGGLHGFLSRFSNNEALYSNLDIKYIGPIHGHDIEAMEEALRQAKNYGAPVIVHAITQKGRGYEPALRDAADQFHAVGQIDPETGEPIESSSKPSWTSVFSDEIVRLAEKDEKIVGITAAMLRPTGLHKFAERFPERVHDVGIAEQHAATSAAGLAFGGLHPVVAIYATFINRAFDQVLMDVALHKAGVTFVLDRAGVTGPDGPSHHGIWDLAILQVVPGIRLAAPRDGARFREELAEAVAVQDAPTVLRFPKGSVGADIDAVRRTDDGVDVLHESDRKDVLIVTVGPMADLGLKVADGLAAQGIGATVVDPRWVVPVATSILDLAAEHRIVVTIEDGIRVGGIGTRVRQSLREAGIDTAVDELGLPDEFIDHATREQILDEAGLTAQKIARDLVAQVLGSRIPIARPLPADELSERHLDA